The Cottoperca gobio chromosome 5, fCotGob3.1, whole genome shotgun sequence region TGTTCtcatcattaaaaatgttttactctttATTATTCAAAAGAGTTCTTGCATAAATTAGACAGCATGGATATCTTTTCAGCAAGTTACCTCTCATTGTTGCATGCGTTACAACTCACCTCATTAGTGGGTTAGGTTGTATCAATGGAGCTCTTTGTATTTGACATTAACTCACATAAAGTGTGATTGTGTTGAAGATGTCCAAGTGAGCTTTATTTGAACGAGACGCATAGGGTTATTATATATCAAAGTTTGAGAGCTCTAGCGAGAACAACCACTGAGCTACTAATgctcaaaacaaaaagtgttaCTACCGTCCCTGGTCTCCCGGAAACTACAGAATTTGCAATTTGAGTAATTTTACTCACCATTTACCACCACGACGTTCAGTCCTGGTCCCACATTATTAAACACATGACTCATAATGCTGTTGAGATACAAATAAGGTTGAgtttcacacagtcacacacattgcCATCCTTAGTTAATTCAGGTACAACCGTATCAAACACGCACATTTTACCATCAAAACAGATCTTTGGTCCGACGACATTAGCTGCTCCGCTGGTGATGTGTAAAGCAAAATGGTGAGGCGGACAGACTCTAGAGAGGCTGCACTTTGGCTCAGGTGCTTTAGCAACTGAAAATGCAGATAGAAAAGTCCTTCTGATCGTTCAGGAAGTCATACATACAGTTAATGTGGAAGTCATGTAATGTTATTAACATGATTGAATTTACCTGTTCTGGAGTTTGGTTTTCTTTGATCTACGTCAATAaagcctgaaaaaaaaaaagaacggAGGCCGTGTTATCAAGATAAAACTGAATGAGAAGAGGTAGCTCAGGAATTCTGACGTAATAAGTAAAAATGAGCTCACTAAGAATTTTTCTTGTAGTCTCCAGTTGATCAAATGAATTGTTGGCAATCCCCCAGGTTATTAGGACGACAATGATTACAGCAACAATCTTAAAAACAGCTGTCAACCACAAAGATAGATGAAGATTGGCAGACGTACAACCAAAACGAGCTGAAATAAAGTAAGAATCTCACCTCGATATCTCATGTCTCCAATAAATCAGAGAACTTTCCGTTCCCAAAAGTAAATGCTGAGACCTTTGAAATGCACTTCAAGTAGTTCCTGTCAACAAGAAGTATTGTAGATACAGCAGCACTTTGGCACCTGATGATTCCTTTTACTATGCCTTCAAGGAAGGGTGTGCCACATAAAAAAACAGGATGTAGCATTATACACACGGCCACTCTGAACTAGACAATCAAGTTTCTGTCTTTTACAATGTCAAATATGAGACGGTAACAGATACTGTTTGTAGTGAACAATGCGGTTTGAAAACAGAAGATTAGGGAATGACtcgaagaggagaagaaaaggccACAAGCTTCATATTACAAATTGGATGTGtacatttcaaaaacatatttacagaaTCCGTGTCATTTATCAGTTTTCTATTTGTATGTACATGTTAGAAAATCATATGATGTGTGTCGAGTTATCGGTGTGCAAAAAAACGATGAACAAAAGTAATCTCTCACGAACAGCAAATTAATAAGCACAAAGACAAAATCTGTGAAGGAACTAAAACAGATGAGAAAATctatttacaaaacaactttggCCCTCATTTGACCTGTTACAGGGACATATCTCTGCGATTAAAGCTGTTATTTTCAAAAGGCAAACCAGGTCAAGAGGAAGTGCAAACACTATTATGTTatttcaataaacaaaacaaaaagggccTATATGGTGTGTTTGTCTAGGCATTTAAgtctattttatttgatggatgGACAACACTGTTTGCACAAGAATTAGTGGTCACTGACTGTTCAAATGGTGAAAGGCATGATAATCCCCGAGGCCAAGCCCTCGTGTCAGTAAGCATCTGCACCGCTGATCCTTGAACAGTAGCTGAGTCCGAGCTTTCATCCGCCTGGAGGGGTCCAAAACTAAAATAGCATTTCCCTGCGGGCAGTAATGAACTAAAGTTATGACTGTTATTAAAGTCAGATAATAATAAGGTCATAATTTATCCATCAAGAAACAATGAGTAGTTGATCAGGGGAATTAAAAACCTCTGTGTGGTCATATTTTCACAAATTAACCACACTTTTACAGAAGGCTGACAAAAACCAACACAATGTTGGAACAGCTTCAGTAAACCAACTGAAAGAGTAAAGTATTAAACGCAGACTCTACGAGACAGGGAGACAAGATTATGtcacacttttacatttgaattcatATTAATTAATCAAACCACAAACTAAGTGCCACACAACTAAAGGAACAAACTTGAAagcatgtttcatatttacagtaaatgtgctCCAACGTTACATGTTGCTATTTACAGCAAATGCCTAGAAACATTTTTCTGTCTGACAACTGGAAACTCTTTCCATCGTCCGCCTACATCTTGTCACTGGCTGCGTGTTTTTAGTGGCCATGTCGTTCAATAGAGGGCTGTCAATGTTACATATGAAATATTTACATTCTAACATGGTGTAATACTAAAGATAACCAGCAGAGGGTCTATGTGTACCACATGTTACTGATAAGAGGGAGCATTATGCTTTACATAACTGGATAACATTGTAGGAACAAAATATCCATGTTTTTCTAAACAATATGCCTGTCCACATAAGAAGATAAAGATAAAGCAGAGATATTCTTATGCAGGTCATGCGTTGGACAGAACAAGGACAATCCAAGCAGGTGGCGAACACATCAGCCAGTGCACAgtgtgaatacatttaataaccAACATAGATATAATGAACACGAGAAGATAAAATATTCGCAGTAGTCATCGTTGACATGATTCACACCACCATCAGTAACTGCAGAGGTCAACATAAATATTTCTCAAATGAACAGCAGGATATGAATTATATGCAGCATCAGTAACTGGAGAGCAAACCTCCTCATCAGATGTTAGAAATAACACTGCTGAGAGGAACAACAGATTGATTCCATTTCTTAATGTGTCAATCATACAAACTTAAAAGAGAGGACATAATGAAATGATTTTCTTAATAACGATTTATCAGTTCGAGCCGTCACCAgcatcatgtgactgatcacaTAATGTTCACTCGTGAGTCTCGAGCAGTTGGAGTTGTGGAAAATGTAGCTCTCAAAAAATATCACTCAACATCACTCAGCTGAGACGTCCATTATAGAGTCGGTGGACTCTGAACTCTACAGCAAATTTGCTTTAAGTGGGTTGATGTTAGCAtgaaaaagggaaatatatTTCAAAGGGAACTGGCCAACTGGTAGAGCTAAGTGTGACTATGTTTTGCTGCAAGTCAATTAGGGAGTTTGAAACATCTGAAATGTCAAATCTCCACATGACGATTTGTATCATCGTCACTCATTCAGTGtcattaactttcatgaactagCCGAAGGTGTCCATTCTTTATAATGCAACAACTGAAAATGAA contains the following coding sequences:
- the LOC115008361 gene encoding protein FAM3C isoform X2: MRYRAVFKIVAVIIVVLITWGIANNSFDQLETTRKILSFIDVDQRKPNSRTVAKAPEPKCSLSRVCPPHHFALHITSGAANVVGPKICFDGKIIMSHVFNNVGPGLNVVVVNVKKDILAYLTNIQPGMIVLVASFDDMTTILTNEMREVFVGMGSSLIKSVKHRDNWVFAGIAGTENRSLFEKHAVNDQKTNIYEGWPDVVELSGCFPRTLTDGQTT